The following proteins are encoded in a genomic region of Sorangiineae bacterium MSr12523:
- a CDS encoding outer membrane protein assembly factor, with protein sequence MITSPFTSRRMPRRVLRPRLAWKALLAGLKCLACFFVFFASTGEARAEEKSGKAAKDWEASKDDPRRWEFLPVPNIGGNSDVGLELGVAFGVVRFYDDAKPYKWLLGGVFITSFKDDDGHFRTVQQFHALRLDVPGLFGGRVRINTIVNFGRNVIAKWNGLGNASTLEGLPPGPDRVRQGQFTSEQVRLRSVVRVKTGTPFDAAFSTNLRYEFPSIYEGSKIQYDAAHSGIPGTEPAFLTTLATGFIIDTRDNEFAPHRGVYYQAGVGGTVGSAERVAYGETFASLSSFLPLGPKLTFFNRVVASYQFGRVPFYDLAQGNAFLPQAMVGGDRGVRGVPGARYAGHVKMMANYELRSTLIPRFRVLRWKLQVGNTAFLDLGRVWNDINSSASDGKTPGIHYGVGGGFFFQWDRTSVFRVELAYSPSDHPRNGFPLSYYIANGLTF encoded by the coding sequence ATGATCACTTCGCCGTTCACGTCCCGTCGCATGCCCCGTCGCGTGCTGCGTCCCCGCCTTGCCTGGAAGGCCCTGCTCGCGGGGCTGAAATGCCTTGCCTGCTTTTTCGTCTTTTTCGCCAGCACGGGAGAGGCTCGCGCGGAGGAGAAAAGCGGAAAGGCAGCGAAGGACTGGGAAGCATCGAAAGATGACCCGCGCCGCTGGGAGTTTCTCCCGGTGCCGAACATCGGGGGAAATAGCGACGTCGGCCTGGAGCTCGGTGTTGCCTTCGGGGTCGTGCGATTTTACGACGATGCGAAGCCGTACAAATGGCTCCTCGGCGGCGTGTTCATCACGAGCTTCAAGGACGATGACGGCCACTTCCGGACGGTCCAACAGTTCCACGCCCTTCGCCTCGATGTTCCCGGGCTCTTCGGCGGGCGCGTCCGCATCAACACCATCGTCAACTTCGGGCGCAACGTCATCGCCAAATGGAACGGACTCGGCAACGCGAGCACGTTGGAGGGCCTTCCCCCGGGACCGGACCGCGTAAGACAGGGCCAGTTCACCTCCGAGCAAGTTCGCCTGCGCTCGGTCGTCCGCGTGAAGACGGGTACGCCGTTCGATGCGGCCTTCTCGACGAACCTTCGCTACGAATTTCCGTCGATCTACGAGGGATCCAAGATTCAATACGATGCGGCGCACTCCGGAATCCCAGGAACGGAGCCCGCCTTTCTGACCACCCTTGCCACGGGCTTCATCATCGATACGCGCGACAACGAATTCGCGCCCCACCGAGGCGTTTACTACCAGGCCGGGGTCGGCGGTACGGTGGGCAGCGCAGAGCGGGTGGCCTATGGCGAGACGTTCGCATCGCTCTCGTCCTTCCTCCCCCTTGGCCCCAAGCTGACGTTTTTCAACCGGGTGGTGGCAAGCTACCAATTCGGCCGGGTGCCCTTTTACGATCTGGCGCAGGGCAATGCATTCCTTCCGCAGGCTATGGTCGGCGGCGATCGCGGTGTCCGGGGCGTTCCCGGTGCGCGGTATGCCGGCCACGTCAAAATGATGGCCAATTACGAGCTACGCAGCACGCTGATACCGCGCTTTCGCGTTCTGCGGTGGAAGCTCCAAGTCGGAAACACGGCCTTCCTCGACCTGGGCCGCGTCTGGAACGATATCAACTCGTCCGCCTCCGATGGCAAGACGCCGGGCATCCATTATGGCGTGGGCGGGGGGTTCTTCTTCCAATGGGATCGCACGAGTGTCTTTCGCGTCGAATTGGCATATTCGCCGAGCGATCATCCGCGGAACGGGTTTCCTCTATC